A stretch of DNA from Acipenser ruthenus chromosome 21, fAciRut3.2 maternal haplotype, whole genome shotgun sequence:
atcaatgaTACAAGCTGGTGGCTTTATCAATATGTTTTTAATGGCACTGATAAACACATTTGCatctatgcttttttttttttaatctgctgtacagtaaatacaatgtAAAGACAAGTCAAATGCCCCAGTTACATAATAGAACCTCTTTTTTAACTTCTCCAGAGACACAGGAAAATATTGTAGGATATTGAGGGTTCCCACTTGAAATGTGCCCGAACCCGAACCCTGTATATCCAGATGTTCTGAACCCTAAATGAATGCTTTGTCATTAGTATTACCTTCTTCAAACAATTATACAGTACACAACTTCATTTACCATGGGAATGTATTGATTCATTTGGTagagaaagtatttttttaaatatgtttttcctGGTACAGAAATCTTAATCAATAAGACAGTATGGTTCTTGCCGGGGGAAATGCAGCTAATTAACAAGGGAATACACATGAATGTGATTTTTGAAGACCATATACATTTGACCAATGTTAAAAGGTCACACGCTATCCTTGTTTGCTCTAGTAGGTGTTCCTTTATAAAATAATTAGGATCTTAATAATTAAGCCCTGTCAGAATTGTACTTTTTTGTGACATcagtctgtgttttgtattattcccCTTTAATCTTTCATCCCTTAAATATTAATTTCATTccacttttacatttataatcATTGCTTGTTTTTTACTTCTGTTCCTTAATTTGGTTTGTAAGCTGCTATATACAAAATAAGCTTTTTATACAATTTTCCCTCTTATGCTTAGATTTCACAAAGAGAGCTCATTCCAACCTCATACTGCCCCAGCAGTGGAGGCAGGGGAAATAGAGATCAATCTATCACAGTCATCAGATAGtatacaaaactaaataaactcaAGAATCAGTAGAAAAGTTCAAAGTACTGGTCAAATGTGATCACCAATTTGGCAAGATTGAAATAACGTAATTTTATAACTATAAGACGCACCAGTTTACAAACTTTATTACAATGTCTGTCTGTTGTACACGGGTTTGCATTATATACAAGGTGTGCAGTATACTAGGCTTAAAATATTCTACATAAGAGGTGAGAGTAATACAAGAGTTGTTCGTTATGTAAGAGAAGTATGCATGTTCTACATGGAGTATGCAAATTACGATAGGTTGTTAAAAGGCACCCTTGGCAAGAGACTGCCAAAATAATTAGGATTTCTGTTTCAGTTTCCCTTATCAGTTGTGTCAGTATTAGCGAGACAAGAAGaagtaacatttacaaagtgGAAAGGAAACAGCTTTGGTTTTTACACAATTGAGGTATATAAAAGTACGGATATGGAAAGGGTAGTTTGTGGATAACATCCTGTTTTTAGACATTACAGACTTTACCTCTTTACATTTGTCAAGTACAGAGGGATGAAAAGGTGATTATCTGTTGAagacaaaattacatttttttttttttttttttttttttgccgaaaGTGGTTTCTTCACTCTGTCTCAGTAAGGAAATGCATTTGCTTAATTGCTTCCTCATTAAGACCTCATAAATTAGGAAAGCCCTCTTCATTATATGTCGGATGTTAAAAAATAAGCTATAATGTGTTATTATACAGAGCAAGCACAATGTCAGTCCCATTTGCAGGCAGATTTTCTCTGTATATATTTGGGGCACTCATTTTCTTGTTTATCATAATCTTATACCGCATTTTGTATTGCTGCCTGGATAGCTTTGGAATGTTTTGGATCCTCTGTTATATCACTCAAAGATCCCTTGCAGAACTAGTAAAGCCCCATTGTGTGTAGAACAGGGGATACCTGGACTGGTGGCAGTGGTAGAGAGGGCTTCGTCTTGCAAGCAGCTCAGTCATTGTTCCATTCAGGCAGTAATTAGAAATGTGTACCTATTTCTGCTGACAGTTCTGCTGTATGATCCATAGCTACCAACCCACCATTATAAAAAAACACGGTGGTTGTGGTGTCTCATTTCACGGAGAACGTTTTCAGATTGTTTTTACCTTTTTCACAGCCTTTTCTAACTCTGAAAATCTTACATTGATTAGTTCAAAATGTGGGGAACCTTTATGACAATAACTTTAGCCTATGAAATTTTTTTGAACCTGTATTTTGCTCTATTTGGGGACCCCAAGAAAGGTTGAATTTGTTTACCTAACACAGTTGCTTAGTAACGGGTTGGGTGTTTTTCACCTgtgaataacatttttaaaaaataagtgtGCTAATGACTTCTGGCTCTGTAAAGTTCCCCTTACATCTTCTATATGCATGTCTGTAAACGAGATAGTGCTGATCTATGTGTGCAACAATGttgaacaattacatttttagaagaaaaaaaagcattttcacaACAGCTTGTTTATTGTTTAGTGCAGATTACTGCTATAGAAAAGAGTTGGATTGAAGTTGGAATTATAAGGTCACCTCTGATGTTAATTTGCTTCAGCTAATTAGAAACTCCAGATTTTTGTTTTGTGGGTGAATCCGTTTGAAAGAGTTAAATTAGATTTGACTTCAAAGGAAAACACCACTCGCTCAATTTGTAGTTGCACACCCCTAAATCCTCAGTAAATACAATAGGCGTgctaaaaacacaataatatgcTGCTTAATTTAACTGAATCTTTTGCAAATTAACAAGGACTACTGATGTGGCAGAGTAAACACGGATGTGTTAATTAGTAATTTCAGTGCTGAATCCAGTGTATACTGAGCATTAGTGAACAGAGACTGcatttgttcatttttcatgCTATTCTTGGTGTTATGCTGTTTGTCACTAAAGCTAATTACCTTTTATAGTAGCTATGGAATGGCCATTAACCTTTGTCTTTGATGAATAATTATGTTAAACATTCAAACAGTTCCTAAAATTAAGACATCGATGACACTGGATTAATTGAATGCTAGGtgattttgtaaaaacaaaataattcttactttgttttactAGATACAAAACGCTATGTTGACAAACAGCTTTGGTTACATTTAAATTACCGTATGTGTTACAGCAAGTATATCCTACTTAAATAAACCAGTGCAATTATCTGTTTATCTTAACAAAGCCAAACACAATTCTGTGACACAGGAGCTGTGTCACTGTTGCTTGTGACCAAGGTATCATCATTTGTGGCACATTCCTGTTGCTGCTGTCAAAGATTTACTCTAAATACCCTCAGTAGGATCAAAGCCCCCATGACAAAGAGCATTAGAACATGTTAAAGCATCATCTTCACTCATTCAAGTAGTGGTGGTAATATCTCTTTTTCATCTCTGCCTATTGTAGTGGAAGCATATTTCATCACTGCCAAAATCCCTCTGCACTCCGCATGTCCCAGTCAAGCCTTCCAAACATTTAAATCCCATTAGCGACTGCCTGCCGGTAGAAGGGGGAGATTTAATTGGGAGTCAACCCACAACTCACACCTCAGCCAAAGAAGCGAAAAATCCTACAATTTGAGTGTGATTAATAGAAAACTGAAACAGCTTGGAATAATTAGACTGCAGGCGAAAATAAAAGAGAGCAGCCTTTGTTCACCAAATTAGAAACAATATTtttacagtgcactctgtttttGTAAGTATGTGACTAGATCAATATAATTAGTTAATGTATGATGGTTTGTTAGCATGTATTAGCTATGTTTGTTCGGGCATTAAGAATAATTaccataaaaaaaatactggtggTCCTGTGGTTTTCAGAGCGAACGTGATTTTTGAAAATCACAGACAGCTTGATCTGAAATATGGATTTGTTCAAATAACCTCATGACATACATTCCTAGAAATTAACTCTGGACAGGAACTGCCTATTTCAGCCTGATTTGCATACACTAATGGCTAGTTCCCGTTAACCAGTGTGTGGTCACCATTGTTGATAGTAAGAAAAGAGTCATAAATTTCAACTTTTATCAGGAGACTCCATTATTCAAACACAGCAGGAAACTGACAAGACAACTTTAAACTTGGTTTAGGCATCGGAACTGCCTGTTTCTttcatttatcattttaatgCTTTGTGGTAGTGGGTTAAAATTAGAATGCACTAGGTTAGAGGAAAGAATGGAAAAATGAGTTACCATCCAAAGACTTTGACCAAATTCAattggagtaaaaaaaaacaaacacatgagcAACTTCTGATGTAATGTGCACTGTTTGGTTTTAAGAGGGTTTTTAGCTTGCATTGCATTTCACAGAAACaccatttataaaaacaatatttgaaatttTCTACATTTTGGTAGATGTGCATCTAAATCTGCAGCACCAGATAGTTGGAATGCTTTACATAACTCGTTAATGACTGTAATTGTTATCACCGAATGTGCTGcattttatgcattcatttttactTATTTGtggtgctgttgtgtttgtgatGTAACTATTGTATATGTGCAATATAAcatcattgattttattttgtattatttttgtgatggatgataattgtacagtatgttgtCTTTGGCCAGGTAGTAGTGGGAGTAGAAGTTATTTCATTCAAAAAGAGCCTGGGCGCCATCAGCTGATACTACCTTCAgggaatgtaaaccaactggtAATCCAACACAGTCCAGGTTCTAATGAACTATAGCGCACAGAACTATGTTAGAGTGGAGCAGCCCAGGAATCACATTTTACTAATAAAACAGATTTGATTGTGGGGAAACTGCAGCTTTAAACCTGCAATTAAAAACCCTGCACTTGTAAGTATTTCTACATGAGAGATGCCAGATTGCAAACACTAGAGACTGAGGTCTTCATAGACCTAGGTACACCAGGCGGGCAGTGCATTTGTTGTGCGTTTCTTGTACTGCCTTGCCAGTGCTCCTCAAACCTTCCCCAGGGGAATCCCTCTCTTGTAGGATGCAATAGAGAATTTCATGACCACCAGTCTGATTGAGAAATCACAGACAGAGATGATGTTTTCAGTAGTCAGAGACGTGCTAATATAGAGTCATTTCATTCGTGTAGACTGTGCGTAATGCTTGGAACTTACTGGTACGTAGAAAGTGCAAATAATTTGCTATCCATATCCAAACGTCTCTGCTTCGGAGATTGAAATACTAGAAAGTTAGCCTCATGAGAAGTGGTACCTTTGAGCACTAATGAATTCTCTTGCGTCAACATCGTTCAGGTTTTACCTTGAATTGAGTAAAGTTATGGATGtcatttttaattgaatgcagaaTGCAGTGTAAGTATCCAGGTGGTTGAGCTCAGATTCAAACCCAGTTATCAAATTGATCTAAATGGTGTTGAATCTAAATATTGCCAttgattaaatcattaaaagaagggaGTTTTGAGAATTCAACATCTCAAGGCAACTCAAAGGCCACTAGGGTTATAGACTAATTGCTAGTATGCCTTATACTACAAAATACTGGTTTATCTTGGGACTTAAGGTAACTGATGCTTACGGTTCCTGACTATCCCATcaaggctttttttattattataccattCTTATCAACAttttacattacaaaataaaaacattctttatATTTATAATGATGTCAATTCAGAACTGTCAGTTAACTAAAATGGACTGAAGTCTTAAAAAATCATATCTATTGTATTGTCATATGCTTTTAAGCAGTTCTGagtttttctttgtttcaggCACTTGTACATGTTTGCCTTTAATGTATTTCTACCTCTAATTATCACACAGTTTCTGCATAACAGCAAGATATCCAGGCAATGTATTTCCTTCAGTGTCCTGCAAGTGAAGCGATATCACAGAAAAACTAAACCCTGTAgggtaatgtaatatatatatatatatatctacgaCACTCAGGTACATGTCAGTTgtgttttaccgtccttgtataaaggaacaaatcaattcccattatatatatataacaaatgaatgcacttacctgtcacatgCGATTTCAgacaccagttttctgatacaaagcccatctcttcaatgttataatttatttgtttatccgTCGCAGCCCCTTTTTTTTGCATGACAAATCAGTCtctttattgtgcagttgcaCAGCACTTCCTCcgatttcacatgacgaaaatgcagcaaaaacagaGCAAACAAGACCAGCTACTCTAACGTAAAACAAGTTAATCATTACATTTTAGATACTATGATGCATTTTGGCAAGTTTTCAGAATCAtgtcgttctgaattaaaaatgcttcttctgttgaaaatatagtactgtaccaacaaaaccaactacagtacatctaaatagaagcctatttattttaaaacaaagtcctttcagctatgtatttttgaatCCCTGCATATAGTTATAACATACAGTATGTTGGCTGGCTCGGAACAACTGTAATTAAAGCATGCGTTATTAATATCAGTATACGTGTTCACATTTGTATGCCtttatgtgtttatgtattgTATCCTCATACAGGTAAGCATTTGGTAAGTCCATAAGTGGAACTCGCAACCTTTGCTACCCAAAGCAATAACTAACCAGCTACTCAGCAATTACATGAGAACAACATCAGATTTGATCCAGCTACTCAATAGAATAATACACATTGTGTGTTAAACAACCTCCCAGATGCTGATAGCTGACTATGATATTAAATGCCACTGtgctatactgtatgtatgtggttGGTTTGTAGATCTCAGAAGTAATTCAGTCTGACACAGTAATTAAATAAGGAAGCAGTTCCCATTTCCTGGGTATTTTctctatttatcatcattttcTTCTTTGTATTCCTCTCCagtttttataaataatatagaGATAAATAAGTTAAATGaattcaattacattttacagaaaGAAACTGAATTTGTACATTAATTTTAATAGCAAAGTTTATAGTGAGCGCTTTCAGAATGTCCAAATAAttgcattcagttttttttttctatttacaatGCCTCTTTCtctatttgcattttctttaaataatgaaAGTGATGGTAAAGCTTGTCACCTTAAATCTAGTTCTTAACAGTTCCATTCATTACCAAACAACAATTTATTATGCTGATGTACATGTAAGTGGTTTACAGAAATCTTGTTAAACAATGATTTATCAACCATTTTAAACATGCAAATGCTTATTCCAGCAATTGTAGGCGTAGACATTTTCCAGGACACAACACCTCTTATGATTAACTTTGCATTCTACATATCTGCCTTCAAACTGTTTTTTGGTACTCTAGTGAAaggattttaaaagtaaaaaaatatataattattatttttttcctaagAGGGCTTTAAACATATTGCTGATTAGCACtgccttttaaaaatataatatcaGTATTAAATAAACCCACTTTAAGTGATATATCTAGCAGTTTTGTTTAACTTAAATTGCATGAATAGATCTGCAAGTAATTTGGATGATCGTTAGCCAGATCCCTTGCTATTATTACATTGGAGTGGGCATCAGTGGAACAGAGTCAAAAGTACACCCTATGAaaatggaataaaataaaatgagacCACTGATTATTAACATTGATAGGAGAGGAAAAGGCAAGGAAGTATTGCTTAGATACTGTCGATGACTGTATTGAATGAATCTGGAATCACAGTTTTTTATGGATTACATTTATAATTGTTTCataatttcttcttcttcttcttcttcttcttcttcttcttcttcttcttcttcttcttcttctaagaAGTAGTTGTCACTTTGCCTTCTTTTTTCAAttgttctgtcttcattatttaaaTCCTTATCAACCACCTGTACCTGTTCTGCATGACAAAATCACCAGGGACCACATTTAGAAACGCTTCAGGACTAGTTCTCTTCTGCCATCCAGTGGCCAATATTAAAAACTGCATTGATTATTTGATTACTGCAGTCTATTGCCACATTTCCAACTGCACAATGAAACTAGTCTGTAAAAGTCATCTTGTGCCAATCTCCTGTAAAGTCCCAACTTCCTATAAGCAGCAAGTGGGGTCttattcagcatcagcaacatgactaggtaacccaacCCATAACCCTCACCACATGCTTTGTAAAGATGTGTTTTCTACTCTCTGTTTCCACGTGATTCTTGTAACGGAGGAACCTGTACCATTGTGACAAACTGCTAATGTTTAAATTTGCAAGAAACAACTAAGATACATGAAGAGCCTGAACATTTGAGTAAGGTGGTATCTGTCCCCCCTCCAACAGTCTGTCTCTAACAGATGTAAGAAATGTTACATAAAGGTGGTATTTTTACATTCACTAGGGGCAGAGTGAGCTGTACAAGATGTACTAgatagacatgattctgagagcttcACTGGGCTGCTTTAAATTGTTTTagaaagtcaccaggatgtagtATGAATAGGATCTCTGCCTCTCTTCCTGATGAACTGCAATAACAACAACCTGGCAAAAAAAAGAGTACACAGAAGGGTAAACAGTATTAGAAAAAGCCATTGTTAACAAGAGATTATTGTCCAATTTAGCCAACTATGCTGTTATCGGATTATATCTTGCAATACCACGAAtgtgccagcagagggagtctatCGCTATAATTCATTGTTGCAAAGAGCCACACTGTACATGTACAAGAAATCAAGGCTAccatttaactttaaaacataGGAGTGTGTGCTCAGAAATTCTAAACAATGGGATTCAAACAGAAACGCAAAAATTCaaccaaaaaaaattataattcaatttcttgtaatatatatatatatatatatatatatatatatatatatatatatatatatatatatatatatatatatatatatatataacaagaaaTTACTGGGTTTTTTTCCATTACTAACTGATTTAATGGATTGGAAAGAATTATTTAGCTCGTatttaaaatgtgcaaaatgcatttgtttctttAACAATTGCGatgtattaatttaataaatcgCCAAAAGAATGAGTAAATTAGCAATAAACTGTACCTGTTATTTTCATTTCTGAACGCACATGTCAACACTTTGTAGATCGACCATTTAAGCGGtctaggatttaaaaaaaaaactgacattacTCCAAAAGGTTTTAGTAaaagaacataaaacaaatgcaaGCACAATAGACTTCTTCCCTATCACCGAAGCTACATCAGCTAGGACTGTGGGTTGTATTTACTAACTGTGTAATTATATTGGTAGATATTATGTAAACTGTTGAAGCTAGTTTGTCAGTTGCCTGAAAGTGTTCAACTGGTAACTGACAGGATGGCATCATCATGTTTAACATGAGTTTATTAACATGACATGAAAAGTTCAAAATATACCTTTATACTGTAATACCAGTTTACTACCCTGACCAGTAGGCGACGTTAAAAAGCTTCTAAAATAGTAACATGTTGCTAAATGTATTTCATCATTCATATCCAATACTAAATATAACTACCTAACATATAAAAAGTTGCTAAATCACATGTGCAGGAAGTGAACTCATAACAGCACATTCTTTCTAAATGCTTTTTGTATTTCCTGTGTGTACAGCATCGTTGTGCAGGGTTCAGGTCACAGTATATGTGAAACGTTTGCTTTCAGCCGAGCTGTTTGGTTGGGCATGTTGTTGTACCAGGTATGCAAAgtgtgtcacaatatatatttaaagttctCATTCTAATCCAGTTGCCTTGGTGACAAGTTTGCACTGCTGTCATTTTGCAGCTATCTGTCCTGATAACCGACCTATTCCAACTGTTGCAAATCCCGTATTGAGagatatttattttcagatctagACACTATAAAGGCAcagttaataaatatatatatattaaaaacagtcaCCGTGTGCTTTTTGTTTAGTCTTCCTTCGACACAAGAGGGCAGAAGCGGAGAAACCTCGCAGTTTATGGGAGGAGACGGGAGCAGCTGCGGAATAGCCTGAGTAACGGGGCTGAGCGAAACGAGCCTGGTGACAGATTGTGAGTCTGACAAAACAGTGAGAGCAGCAGAGCGGAAAGTGAAGGGATCGGCCAAACCTGACAGCTGGGAGGTGAGCTACACAATGCTCGATTAGTTCCTAAAACCTACTTAACTTTGTTTACAAGCGGCAGGCTGGGGAAAGCTAAATCGCTTCCAAAAATTAAAATATACTCAATGGATGGCTCCCGAAGATGATACAGAGCATGATTCTACTACTAGTGCTGAGCTAAGGTAGTTGAGCCGTACAGCCTTTTCCAACACACAGGAAGGAACGAAAAAAAGGGCTGGATATAGAGACCGGGGCCACAAAGCACCCTCCCAGTCTGAATCAACCAAAAAGGACAGCGGCAGGCTTCTTATCCACAGCAGGCCAGCGAAATAACCAAAAAAGGCAGCAGCACGAAACGGAGGATAAGAAGAGTTTGTTTAAAAGTTGGATGCGCGTTTTAAAAAGTTGCTTGAGTGATTTGACTACGAGTGTTGCATTGCAAACCAAACTTGACGTGTTTTTTTGTGGTCAGTCATTAGCAGCTATTTTAATTGTTGAATATTGACTATCTTAaacaaaagcaatagtcttttgGCACCCATGGCAGCCGAAGCACTTGAAAGTCAGGCAGTGGTAGGTGATACTGGATTGACTAAAAACAATTCGGAGTCAGATTCAGACACACCCAGGCTAGTCGTATCTCAGAAAGTGGAACCCAGGCCACCAGCAGCAACACTGACTCCAGATGAAGTCTCTGAATCGCCACAGCACAGGATGGCACCTTCATCAGGGAGTGCTGATGGTGCAGCTTTAGCGACTCCAACCAAAACAGGAGGTCCGCCACAGGAAGCTGCGGACGTTAGGACCTCTACCACGGGTAGAAGTTATGAACAGCTCTCCTCAGAACAGAATGGAAGGTGAGTGACAGCTGTCTTGCAGTTCCATCACCAAACTAATTTCGCAATGCAACACACCTGTCAGTAGTCGATCTAACCCTAAAAACAGCTATTGTTAAATGTTGCACACGTTgttgtaaacacaaaacaagaaatatatGCATTCTTCCATTTATTCTCTTTGCATTTCCCATTTTAACTGAACTGGCaagatatattattatattatactatATTATTACCCTTTTGGTATGTTTTGGGTATGGAGGTTGCCAAATAATAGTTGAAATCTGGGCTTTAGTATCATAATAGAACTTGCAAAGCAAAAATGAGCAGTATTGTCAATTTTTAAAATCCTCATTGGCCCTGCATACATGTAATGCAAACCAGGAAACCCACCAACAGTACTGTAGCCACcagttatttttaattcaaaagaTGCCTGGTGTTACTGTACAAATACTCCAAGCTGTTAGCCACACCCTTTATAGACTTGAATTATCACAAAAGCTTGATACATTCCTCTGCCCTCCCCCACACTTCCCCCAAGACCACAGTGGCTCATGTGACTAATGTACTGCTTACCAGTATAAGGGGTAAATGTTCTGATACAGTCTTACACCTGTGTTGAAATTGGGTTCGCAATGGAGATGTACTGTAGTCTACCCTATGGTTCTCCATGCGAGGCTGCTAACATTATTAAAAAGGTGCCAGTGAGTTATTACTACTAAATTATTACATTAGTTTtcaaatacagacatacatttatttatttgaaaggcAATACTTTGTTCATCAAAATTACCCAAATTTACTCTTGGTGTCATGGCTCTGATGTAGATTACAGTTGAaagaatgcaaataaaataatgtcCAGAACCTCTTTCTTCAATTCTGAGCAGAACTAGTTGAGCAGAGTAAGGTATTGTAAGACTGAGGTGGGCAGCTGCAGGATTGTGGTGAGACAAGACAGTCACACGTCTGTATGAGTGTTTGGCAAACCTCATCCTGGCGTTTAGTGCCATAAATACAGGCCCTGTCTAGTTTAGGCTTGTAATACTGTACACTAAACATACTACACACAAAGCGCTCACTACCTGAGTCAGCTGCTGCAGTACACTAAAATCATTCATTTCTTCTCAAGCTGCAGCAAGTCTACTGAAAAGGTGTccttttgcaaaaaataattaatgaaacACCTTataattatagtttttttttaagtcgGGGGAGGGGGGATTTACACAGAGGCATCATCGTAGGCTGCAGTAATTTAACATTTTCTCTGCACATAAAATAGTTGAATTAATTGTATTTCATCTAGGCAGGTATACTGTAGCAACCACATAACATCAAGTGTTTCACAGTTCAATCCTCTTACAAATGTACATTGCTAAAGCCACCCACACAGATATGGTAATGAGCACTAAttgctgctgtgctgtactgtaccagACCTGCAAGTGTAACTGCACTGCTTTCATAGCTGCTGCTACAGAACTACTGTGCAACCACTTCCACCAAGGTGCCTGTTTAGTACTAGGATTGGACATTTTCAGGAGCTCCAGGGGCTTAAAGTCCAGCACCTAGTCTTGAATTTCAGAACTCTTATCACAGAGAccatttttttcaaaagtatcccgattatttattttttttggttgatatttttattcacacaaatCAGCTGGAAATAGATTTCTCAGAGCCTTCGTCAGATCATGCTCCCAAACTTCTCTGTTCCCAGAATAGCCTCGGTACATGACATTGAGCGTTTTTACAAGAATAAAGTTTCTTTTGGCATTTTGGATATGTCACCACAATAATAGTATACAGTATGTTGCATAGTGTTTGTCATTCCAAGCAAGTCACTGATccctgtatactgtactgtatgtaagccAGCCTGCTTGTACCCTGCCTGTCCTGCCATTCACTCACTGCTAACCAGTCACATAGCCTAATGGACAACAAAAACATCGATGTGTAAGGATCATTATTGAGCTTCCTAGACAGTGGTGATTGATTCATTTTGCTTTCGGCAAAGCACAGTagcacaaatactgtacagaGGCTTCACAATGCAAACACAATGATATTTAGGCTTGATTTGAATTATTAAAATCCTGACAAAAAAT
This window harbors:
- the LOC131699194 gene encoding gem-associated protein 2-like, giving the protein MKITGCCYCSSSGREAEILFILHPEQVQVVDKDLNNEDRTIEKRRQSDNYFLEEEEEEEEEEEEEEEEEEEIMKQL